One Pseudomonas abieticivorans genomic region harbors:
- the trmA gene encoding tRNA (uridine(54)-C5)-methyltransferase TrmA — protein MSTVLDPADYSRQLDAKVARLRDLLAPFDAPEPAVFDSPREHYRLRAEFRLWRQDGQRHYAMFAPGEKHVPILIEDFPIASLRINELMPKLKSAWQGNAALSNKLFQVEFLTTLAGDAMVTLCYHRPLDEHWQAAAEQLASELSVSIIGRSKGKRVVIGRDFAVEKLDVAGRTFSYQQPEGAFTQPNGTVNQKMLNWAYEALGERQDDLLELYCGNGNFTLPLATRVRKVLATEISKTSVNAALNNLADNQVDNVTLVRLSAEELTEALNEVRPFRRLQGIDLKSYEFGSVFVDPPRAGMDPDTCELTRRFDNILYISCNPETLAANIAQLHDTHRIERCALFDQFPYTHHMESGVLLVRR, from the coding sequence ATGAGTACGGTTCTGGACCCGGCTGACTACAGCCGTCAACTGGACGCCAAGGTCGCGCGCCTGCGCGATTTGCTGGCCCCCTTCGACGCACCGGAGCCTGCGGTGTTCGACTCGCCGCGCGAGCATTACCGCCTGCGTGCCGAATTCCGCCTGTGGCGGCAAGACGGCCAGCGCCATTACGCCATGTTCGCCCCGGGCGAGAAGCACGTGCCGATCCTGATCGAGGACTTCCCGATCGCAAGCCTGCGCATCAATGAATTGATGCCCAAGCTCAAATCGGCATGGCAAGGCAATGCGGCCCTGAGCAACAAGCTGTTCCAGGTGGAGTTCCTGACCACCCTGGCTGGCGATGCGATGGTTACCCTGTGCTACCACCGCCCGCTGGACGAGCACTGGCAGGCCGCCGCCGAGCAGTTGGCCAGTGAGCTGAGCGTGAGCATCATCGGCCGTTCCAAGGGCAAGCGCGTGGTCATCGGCCGCGATTTCGCCGTGGAAAAACTCGACGTGGCCGGGCGCACTTTCAGTTACCAGCAACCCGAGGGCGCCTTCACCCAGCCCAACGGCACGGTCAACCAGAAGATGCTCAACTGGGCCTATGAAGCCTTGGGCGAGCGCCAGGACGACCTGCTGGAACTGTATTGCGGCAACGGCAACTTCACCCTGCCCCTGGCCACCCGGGTGCGCAAGGTACTGGCCACCGAAATCAGCAAGACCTCGGTGAACGCGGCGCTGAACAACCTGGCCGACAACCAGGTGGATAACGTCACCCTGGTGCGCCTGAGCGCCGAAGAGCTGACCGAAGCGCTGAACGAAGTACGCCCGTTCCGCCGCTTGCAGGGCATTGACCTGAAAAGCTACGAATTTGGCAGCGTGTTCGTCGACCCACCGCGTGCCGGCATGGACCCGGACACCTGCGAACTGACCCGGCGTTTCGACAATATCCTGTACATCTCCTGCAACCCGGAAACCCTGGCCGCCAACATCGCCCAACTGCACGACACCCACCGCATCGAGCGTTGCGCCCTGTTCGACCAGTTCCCCTACACCCACCACATGGAGTCGGGTGTGTTACTGGTTCGTCGCTGA
- a CDS encoding NCS2 family permease, with the protein MLERLFQLKAHNTNVRTEILAGITTFLAMAYILFVNPSILGETGMDKGAVFVATCLAAAIGSTIMGLIANYPIALAPGMGLNAFFTYTVVLHMGHTWQVALGAVFISAVLFFLLSIFRIREWIVNSIPLPLRSAIAAGIGLFLALIALHNAGIVVGNPATLVGLGDLKQPAPILAAVGFAVIVALEALKVRGAVLIGILAVTIISILAGFSPFGGVMSMPPSLAPTFLQLDIKGALDIGLVSVIFAFLFVDLFDNSGTLIGVAKRAGLMGKDGHMPKMGRALIADSTAAMAGSLLGTSTTTSYIESAAGVSAGGRTGLTAVVVAILFLLALFFAPLAGSVPAFATAPALLFVAVLMMSGLAEINWDDITEAAPVVITALAMPFTYSIANGIAFGFISWTMIKLLSGRLRDLNPALIILSILFVIKLGWFNA; encoded by the coding sequence ATGCTGGAAAGGCTGTTTCAACTCAAGGCACACAACACCAACGTGCGCACCGAGATACTTGCGGGCATCACCACGTTCCTGGCCATGGCCTACATCCTGTTCGTCAACCCGAGCATTCTCGGCGAGACCGGCATGGACAAGGGCGCGGTCTTCGTCGCTACCTGCCTGGCCGCGGCCATTGGCTCGACGATCATGGGCCTGATCGCCAACTACCCGATCGCCCTGGCGCCGGGCATGGGCCTGAACGCCTTCTTCACCTACACCGTGGTGCTGCACATGGGCCACACCTGGCAAGTGGCGCTGGGTGCGGTGTTCATCTCAGCGGTGCTGTTCTTCCTGCTGTCGATCTTTCGTATTCGCGAATGGATCGTCAACAGCATCCCGCTGCCGCTGCGTTCGGCAATTGCCGCCGGTATCGGCCTGTTCCTGGCGCTGATCGCCCTGCACAACGCCGGCATCGTGGTCGGCAACCCGGCCACCCTGGTGGGCCTAGGCGACCTCAAGCAACCGGCGCCGATCCTGGCGGCCGTAGGCTTTGCCGTGATCGTTGCCCTGGAAGCGCTGAAAGTGCGTGGCGCGGTGCTGATCGGCATCCTGGCCGTGACCATCATCTCGATCCTGGCCGGCTTCAGCCCGTTCGGCGGCGTGATGTCGATGCCGCCTTCGCTGGCACCGACCTTCCTGCAACTGGACATCAAGGGCGCCCTGGACATCGGCCTGGTCAGCGTGATCTTCGCGTTCCTGTTCGTCGACCTGTTCGACAACTCCGGCACCCTGATCGGCGTCGCCAAGCGCGCAGGCCTGATGGGCAAGGACGGCCACATGCCAAAAATGGGCCGCGCACTGATCGCTGACAGCACCGCGGCCATGGCCGGTTCCCTGCTGGGCACGTCCACCACAACCAGCTACATCGAGTCGGCGGCGGGCGTGAGCGCCGGTGGCCGCACGGGCCTGACCGCCGTGGTGGTGGCCATTCTGTTCCTGCTGGCGCTGTTTTTCGCCCCGCTGGCCGGCAGCGTGCCGGCCTTCGCCACCGCGCCAGCGTTGCTGTTCGTCGCCGTGTTGATGATGTCGGGCCTGGCTGAAATCAACTGGGACGACATCACCGAAGCCGCACCCGTGGTGATCACTGCCCTGGCCATGCCGTTCACCTATTCGATCGCCAACGGTATCGCTTTCGGCTTCATTTCCTGGACGATGATCAAGCTGTTGTCGGGCCGCCTGCGCGACCTGAACCCGGCGCTGATCATTCTGTCGATTTTGTTCGTTATCAAGTTGGGCTGGTTCAACGCATGA
- a CDS encoding (2Fe-2S)-binding protein, giving the protein MPGHAPIPVRLTLNGQARDLHILPWTTLLDLLREQLDLVGSKKGCDHGQCGACTVLLNGKRVNACLTLAVMCDGAELTTIEGLATGEQLHPIQAAFIKHDAFQCGYCTPGQICSAVGLLQEGRAHNPEQVRELMSGNLCRCGAYSNILAAIEDVREGSPS; this is encoded by the coding sequence ATGCCCGGCCACGCCCCGATTCCCGTCCGCCTGACCTTGAATGGCCAGGCCCGCGACCTGCACATATTGCCCTGGACCACCCTGCTCGACCTGTTGCGCGAGCAATTGGACCTGGTAGGCAGCAAAAAAGGCTGCGACCACGGCCAGTGTGGCGCCTGCACCGTGTTGCTCAACGGCAAGCGGGTGAACGCCTGCCTGACCCTGGCAGTGATGTGCGACGGCGCCGAGTTGACCACCATTGAAGGGTTGGCCACCGGCGAGCAACTGCACCCGATCCAGGCTGCCTTCATCAAGCACGATGCCTTCCAGTGCGGTTACTGCACCCCGGGGCAAATCTGCTCGGCGGTCGGTTTGTTGCAGGAAGGACGGGCGCACAACCCCGAGCAGGTGCGCGAACTGATGAGTGGCAACCTGTGCCGCTGCGGCGCCTACAGCAATATCCTCGCGGCCATCGAAGATGTGCGGGAGGGCTCGCCGTCATGA
- a CDS encoding FAD binding domain-containing protein, which produces MNPFAYRKPSAVSEAIGLTGPHSRFIAGGTNLLDLMKENIERPDQVIDITGLPLRDVRETAEGGLLIGALVSNADLAWHPLVEARYPLLSQAILAGASPQLRNMATTGGNLLQRTRCYYFYDAGVPCNKREPGSGCPARDGLNRIHAILGASDQCVATHPSDMCVALAALEAVVHVQGRAGSRTIEFADFHRLPEQAPERDNQLADDELITAIELPAAGFAQHSHYLKIRDRASYAFALVSVAAALALDGDVIREARLALGGVAHKPWRDRAVESALVGRTVSHETFTAAAEALLKPAEPLAHNAFKIKLARRAVIRALSAAALGGQPS; this is translated from the coding sequence ATGAACCCTTTTGCCTACCGCAAGCCCAGTGCCGTCAGTGAAGCCATTGGCCTGACGGGCCCCCATAGCCGCTTCATCGCAGGCGGCACCAACTTGCTCGACCTGATGAAAGAAAATATCGAGCGGCCGGACCAGGTGATCGACATCACCGGCCTGCCGTTGCGCGATGTGCGGGAAACGGCCGAGGGTGGCCTGCTGATCGGCGCCTTGGTGAGCAATGCCGACCTGGCCTGGCACCCGCTGGTCGAGGCCCGTTATCCGTTGCTCAGTCAGGCGATTTTGGCAGGCGCCTCGCCGCAGTTGCGCAACATGGCAACTACGGGCGGCAACCTGTTGCAACGCACCCGCTGCTATTACTTCTATGACGCCGGCGTGCCCTGTAACAAGCGTGAACCGGGCAGCGGCTGCCCGGCCAGGGACGGCCTCAACCGCATCCACGCGATCCTTGGGGCCAGCGACCAGTGCGTCGCCACTCACCCCTCGGACATGTGCGTGGCCCTGGCGGCGCTGGAGGCGGTGGTGCACGTTCAGGGCCGCGCGGGCTCACGCACTATCGAATTCGCCGACTTCCATCGGCTGCCGGAGCAGGCCCCGGAGCGGGACAATCAGTTGGCCGACGATGAGCTGATTACCGCGATCGAGTTGCCTGCCGCAGGTTTTGCCCAACATAGCCATTACCTGAAGATCCGTGACCGCGCTTCCTACGCCTTCGCTTTGGTTTCAGTGGCGGCGGCCCTGGCACTGGACGGTGACGTGATCCGCGAGGCCCGCCTGGCACTGGGCGGCGTGGCACACAAGCCCTGGCGTGACCGCGCGGTAGAGTCGGCGCTGGTCGGCCGAACGGTCAGCCACGAAACCTTCACGGCGGCCGCCGAAGCACTGCTCAAGCCTGCCGAACCCTTGGCCCACAACGCTTTCAAAATCAAACTGGCCCGGCGCGCGGTAATCCGCGCCCTGAGTGCCGCAGCCTTGGGAGGGCAGCCATCATGA
- a CDS encoding xanthine dehydrogenase family protein molybdopterin-binding subunit: MSELGKPMDRVDGLLKVTGQARYAGEFPEADLLHGSVVSSTIARGRVISIDASAALALPGVVAIIDHQNRPAVASYDKPYTDADAAEGSPFRPLYNDRVLYSGQPLALVVASNLELARHAGSLVRIEYAEEPHDTDLLAHLAQAHRAPAETPKPRGNFQAELAGAALSIDATYVTAIEHHNPMEPHASTVLYQADGSLVIHDKTQGPQNCQAYVQKVFGLEKDQVRILAAFVGGAFGSGLRPQYQLPLAVMAALQLKRSVRVTLTRQQMFTFGYRPRTVQRLRLGCAANGRLLAVGHEATGQTSRFEDFTEHVVEWSGMLYHCDNVELKYNLVPLDVYTPLDMRAPGAALGLIGLECAMDELACAVAIDPVQLRLLNFAERNQNEDKPYSSKQLRACYAQGAERFGWNKRNPEPRSQRRGRQLVGWGMAGGVWEALQMKASAKARLDADGKLVVSSATTDIGTGTYTVMTQIAADASGVAAENIRFVLGDSSLPTAPLQGGSFTVSSVGTAVQQACEALKEQLLNLARQVDPDFADVTLERASFEHGELRCNQARRSFAELIQASGREALEVQVDAQPDKKREAFATATHSAVFVEVEVDEDLGSIKVTRVVSAIAAGRVVNPKMARSQILGGVVWGIGMALHEETQIDHNLGRYMNHSLAEYHIPVQADIGEVDVIFVEEQDAIVNALGSKGVGEIGIVGVAAAVANAIYHATGKRVREFPITLDRVL, encoded by the coding sequence ATGAGCGAATTGGGCAAACCCATGGACCGCGTCGACGGCCTGCTCAAGGTGACCGGCCAGGCGCGCTATGCCGGTGAGTTTCCCGAGGCCGACCTGCTGCACGGCAGCGTGGTATCGAGCACCATCGCCCGTGGCCGGGTGATCTCGATCGATGCTTCGGCGGCATTGGCCTTGCCTGGCGTGGTAGCGATCATCGATCATCAGAACCGTCCAGCCGTGGCCAGCTACGACAAACCCTACACTGACGCCGATGCGGCCGAAGGCTCGCCGTTCCGCCCGCTGTACAACGACCGGGTGCTGTACAGCGGCCAGCCGCTGGCGCTGGTGGTGGCCAGTAACCTGGAACTGGCCCGGCATGCAGGCTCGCTGGTGCGCATCGAATACGCCGAAGAGCCTCACGACACCGATTTGCTGGCCCACCTGGCGCAGGCCCATCGCGCACCGGCCGAAACGCCCAAGCCGCGTGGCAACTTCCAGGCCGAACTGGCAGGCGCGGCGCTGAGCATCGATGCCACCTACGTCACCGCCATCGAGCACCACAACCCCATGGAGCCCCACGCCAGCACGGTGCTGTACCAGGCCGACGGCAGCCTGGTGATCCACGACAAAACCCAGGGCCCGCAGAACTGCCAGGCCTACGTGCAAAAAGTTTTCGGCCTTGAAAAAGATCAAGTCCGTATCCTCGCAGCTTTCGTCGGCGGTGCCTTCGGCTCAGGTTTGCGACCCCAGTACCAACTGCCCTTGGCAGTGATGGCGGCCTTGCAGCTCAAACGCTCGGTGCGGGTCACTCTCACGCGTCAGCAGATGTTCACCTTCGGCTACCGCCCGCGCACCGTGCAGCGTTTGCGACTGGGCTGTGCAGCCAATGGCCGCCTGCTTGCGGTCGGCCATGAAGCCACTGGGCAGACCTCGCGCTTCGAAGACTTCACCGAGCACGTGGTGGAGTGGAGCGGCATGCTTTACCACTGCGATAACGTCGAACTGAAGTACAACCTGGTGCCGCTGGACGTGTACACGCCTCTGGACATGCGCGCACCCGGCGCCGCCTTGGGCCTGATCGGCCTTGAATGCGCCATGGACGAACTGGCCTGCGCGGTGGCCATCGACCCAGTGCAGTTGCGCCTGCTGAACTTTGCCGAGCGCAACCAGAATGAAGACAAGCCTTATTCCAGCAAGCAGTTGCGCGCCTGTTATGCCCAGGGCGCCGAGCGCTTCGGCTGGAACAAGCGCAACCCTGAGCCGCGCAGCCAGCGCCGTGGCCGCCAACTGGTGGGTTGGGGCATGGCCGGTGGGGTGTGGGAGGCGTTGCAGATGAAGGCCAGCGCCAAGGCGCGGCTCGATGCCGACGGTAAATTGGTGGTCAGCAGCGCAACCACCGATATCGGCACAGGCACTTACACCGTGATGACCCAGATCGCCGCCGATGCTTCAGGTGTGGCGGCGGAAAATATTCGATTTGTACTGGGCGATTCGTCATTGCCCACGGCGCCGCTGCAAGGCGGCTCGTTTACCGTGTCCTCAGTCGGGACTGCCGTGCAGCAGGCATGCGAAGCGTTGAAAGAACAGCTGTTGAACCTGGCCCGCCAGGTGGACCCGGACTTTGCCGACGTCACTCTGGAACGCGCTAGCTTCGAGCACGGCGAGCTGCGCTGCAATCAAGCCCGCCGCTCGTTTGCCGAACTGATCCAGGCCAGTGGCCGTGAGGCTCTGGAGGTCCAGGTCGACGCCCAGCCGGATAAAAAACGCGAGGCGTTCGCCACGGCCACCCACTCGGCGGTATTCGTGGAGGTGGAAGTGGACGAGGACCTGGGCAGCATCAAGGTCACCCGGGTGGTCAGCGCGATTGCCGCCGGGCGCGTGGTCAACCCCAAGATGGCCCGCAGCCAGATCCTCGGCGGGGTGGTGTGGGGCATCGGCATGGCCTTGCATGAAGAAACCCAGATCGACCACAACCTGGGCCGCTACATGAACCACAGCCTGGCTGAATACCACATCCCGGTGCAGGCCGACATTGGCGAGGTGGACGTGATCTTTGTCGAGGAGCAGGACGCCATCGTCAATGCGCTGGGTTCCAAGGGGGTAGGGGAGATCGGCATCGTCGGCGTGGCGGCGGCGGTGGCCAATGCGATCTATCACGCCACGGGCAAGCGGGTGCGAGAGTTTCCGATTACCTTGGATCGGGTTTTGTAG
- a CDS encoding MFS transporter, translating to MSSPATPLLLRHHRPFLAFWLARVCTASGFQMLTVAIGWHLYQLTGSVLDLGLVGLVEFTPRVLFMLHTGHVADRYDRRKVAAICQTGQALVALALVIGSSTDNVSREMIFVLAFLLGSARAFEMPTTQALLPNIVPTALFPRAVAASASAMQTATIVAPAMGGFLYAFGSIWVYGPTVVLYVLALSLMLSLPARQTPLHKGKATLQSLLAGINFIRSRPDILGAISLDLFAVLLGGATALLPVFARDILLTGPWGLGMLRSAPAVGALLMSFWLSRFPIERNVGRVMFTGVGVFGVATIGFGLSTSFWFSLAVLAVLGAADMISMVIRGAFVQLETPDEMRGRVSAVNGLFIGASNQLGEFESGVTAHWLGTVPAVVLGGVGTLAVTGIWIRLFPSLAKRDRMVSKELA from the coding sequence ATGTCCAGTCCCGCTACGCCGTTGTTGTTACGTCATCACCGCCCGTTTCTGGCGTTCTGGTTGGCGCGGGTGTGCACCGCCAGCGGTTTTCAAATGCTCACGGTGGCCATTGGCTGGCACCTTTACCAACTGACCGGCAGCGTGCTCGACCTGGGCCTGGTGGGCTTGGTGGAATTCACCCCACGGGTGCTGTTCATGCTGCACACCGGGCACGTGGCCGACCGCTACGACCGGCGCAAGGTGGCGGCGATCTGCCAAACGGGCCAAGCGTTGGTGGCGTTGGCCCTGGTGATTGGCAGCAGCACCGACAATGTCAGCCGCGAGATGATTTTTGTCTTGGCCTTCCTGCTGGGCAGCGCCCGCGCCTTCGAAATGCCAACCACCCAGGCGTTGCTGCCGAACATCGTGCCCACCGCCTTGTTTCCTCGGGCAGTAGCGGCCTCGGCATCGGCCATGCAGACAGCAACCATCGTCGCGCCGGCCATGGGCGGCTTCCTGTATGCCTTCGGTAGTATCTGGGTGTATGGCCCAACCGTAGTGCTGTACGTGTTGGCGTTATCGTTGATGCTCAGCTTGCCCGCCCGCCAGACACCCCTGCACAAAGGCAAGGCCACGCTGCAATCGCTGCTGGCCGGGATCAATTTCATTCGCAGCCGGCCGGACATCCTCGGGGCGATTTCCCTGGACCTGTTCGCTGTGCTGCTGGGCGGAGCCACGGCGCTGCTGCCGGTATTTGCCCGCGACATTCTGCTGACCGGTCCCTGGGGCCTGGGCATGCTGCGCTCGGCACCGGCGGTGGGCGCGCTGTTGATGTCATTCTGGCTGTCGCGCTTTCCCATCGAACGCAATGTTGGCCGGGTGATGTTCACGGGCGTCGGTGTGTTCGGCGTTGCGACCATCGGCTTTGGCCTGTCGACCTCGTTCTGGTTCTCGCTGGCGGTGCTGGCGGTGCTGGGCGCCGCCGACATGATCAGCATGGTGATCCGCGGGGCTTTCGTTCAATTGGAAACACCGGACGAGATGCGCGGGCGAGTGAGTGCGGTGAACGGCCTGTTCATCGGTGCATCAAACCAGCTGGGCGAGTTTGAATCAGGGGTCACGGCGCACTGGCTGGGGACCGTGCCTGCGGTGGTATTGGGCGGCGTGGGGACGCTGGCGGTGACGGGGATCTGGATCAGGTTGTTCCCCTCGCTGGCCAAGCGCGATCGGATGGTGTCCAAAGAATTGGCGTGA
- a CDS encoding cytochrome ubiquinol oxidase subunit I, protein MFGLEALDLARMQFAFTVSFHILFPAITIGLASFLAVLEGMWLRTRDDTYRDLYHFWSKIFAVNFGMGVVSGLVMAYEFGTNWSRFSDFAGAVTGPLLTYEVLTAFFLEAGFLGVMLFGWNRVGRGLHFFSTVMVAVGTLISTFWILASNSWMQTPQGYEIVDGRVIPVDWLAVIFNPSFPFRLAHMAIAAFVATAFFVGASAAWHLLRGRDNPAIRRMLSMAMWMALIVAPIQAVVGDAHGLNTLEHQPAKIAAIEGHWENVGDEPTSLILFGWPDMKAEKTKYAVEIPYLGSLILTHSLDRQIPALKSFAPQDRPNSTIVFWSFRIMAGLGMLMIFVGLWSAWLRWRGGLYSNRLFLRLVMCMGPAGLIAMLAGWFTTEIGRQPWVVYGLLRTADASSNHSVGQMSLTLVLFVVVYFSLFGTGFGYMMRLVRKGPKTHEGAEATHGGPGQKRTPARPLSAADDSNEAGNADSLNKGN, encoded by the coding sequence ATGTTCGGTTTAGAGGCACTAGATCTCGCCCGAATGCAGTTCGCGTTTACGGTCTCGTTCCATATCCTGTTTCCTGCCATCACCATCGGCCTGGCCAGTTTCCTGGCCGTGCTGGAAGGCATGTGGCTCAGGACCCGAGACGATACCTACCGTGACCTGTACCATTTCTGGTCGAAAATCTTTGCGGTCAACTTCGGCATGGGCGTGGTCTCGGGCCTGGTCATGGCCTACGAGTTCGGCACCAACTGGAGCCGTTTCTCGGACTTCGCCGGTGCGGTAACCGGGCCTCTGCTGACGTATGAAGTACTGACGGCGTTCTTCCTGGAAGCCGGCTTCCTGGGCGTGATGCTGTTCGGCTGGAACCGCGTGGGCCGTGGCTTGCACTTCTTCTCGACGGTGATGGTGGCGGTCGGCACGCTGATCTCGACCTTCTGGATCCTGGCCTCCAACAGTTGGATGCAGACCCCACAGGGCTACGAGATCGTCGACGGTCGCGTTATTCCGGTGGACTGGCTGGCGGTGATCTTCAACCCCTCGTTCCCGTTCCGCCTGGCCCACATGGCCATTGCCGCGTTCGTCGCGACCGCGTTCTTCGTCGGCGCATCGGCTGCCTGGCACCTGTTGCGTGGCCGCGACAACCCGGCCATCCGCCGGATGCTGTCCATGGCCATGTGGATGGCACTGATCGTCGCGCCTATCCAGGCAGTGGTCGGTGACGCCCACGGCTTGAACACCCTGGAGCACCAACCGGCAAAAATTGCTGCCATCGAAGGCCACTGGGAAAACGTCGGCGACGAGCCAACCTCATTGATCCTGTTCGGTTGGCCCGACATGAAGGCCGAGAAAACCAAGTACGCGGTCGAAATTCCGTATTTGGGCAGCCTTATCCTGACCCACAGCCTGGACCGTCAGATCCCGGCGCTCAAATCCTTTGCGCCGCAAGATCGGCCTAACTCCACCATCGTGTTCTGGTCGTTCCGCATCATGGCCGGCTTGGGCATGCTGATGATTTTCGTCGGCCTGTGGAGTGCCTGGTTGCGCTGGCGCGGCGGCTTGTACAGCAACCGCCTGTTCCTGCGGCTGGTGATGTGCATGGGCCCGGCAGGCCTGATCGCGATGCTGGCGGGCTGGTTCACCACCGAGATCGGCCGTCAGCCGTGGGTGGTGTATGGCTTGCTGCGCACCGCCGATGCCTCGTCCAACCACAGTGTCGGGCAAATGAGCCTGACCCTGGTGCTGTTCGTGGTGGTGTACTTCTCGCTGTTCGGTACCGGCTTTGGCTACATGATGCGCCTGGTGCGCAAAGGGCCGAAAACCCACGAAGGCGCTGAAGCGACCCACGGTGGCCCGGGCCAGAAACGTACGCCTGCACGTCCGCTTTCCGCTGCTGATGACAGCAACGAAGCCGGCAACGCCGACAGCCTGAACAAGGGGAATTGA